A segment of the uncultured Desulfobulbus sp. genome:
GCTCGTGCGGCGGTAGGCGATGGGGCCGATATTCGGGCTCATGCCCCACTCGCAGACCAGGCGGGTGGCGATTTCGGTGGCATGGTCGATGTCGTTGCTTGCCCCGGTGGTCAGGCGGCCGAACACCACCTCTTCAGCCGCGCGCCCGCCCATGAGAATGGCAATGCGGTTCAACAGATATTCGCGGGAGTAGGTCATGCGGTCGTCGAGCGGAACCTGCTGGGTCAGGCCCATGGCGCGGCCGCGGGGAATGATGGTGATCTTGTGCAGGGGATCGGTCTCCTCAAGCATCATGCCGACGATGGCATGCCCTGCCTCGTGATACGCGGTGACGCGGCGGTCCTTTTCGCTGACCACGATGGAACGTCGTTCCAGGCCCATGACGATCTTGTCCTTGGCCAGCTCAAAGTCCTCCATGGAGACTGCGTCCTTGTTTTCACGGGCAGCATTGAGGGCTGCCTCGTTGACCAGGTTGGCGATTTCGGCCCCGCTGAAACCGGGGATGGAACGGGCAACGGCTTCGAGGTCAAGGCCGGCTGCACTCACAATCTTGCGTGTATGGACCTCGAGGATCTTCAGTCTGCCTTTGACGTCCGGCAGGGAGATGGTGATGCGGCGGTCGAATCGACCGGGTCGGAGCAGGGCGGGATCGAGGATGTCGGGACGGTTGGTGGCCGCGATCATGATAACCGTGTCCTCGGTGCCGAACCCGTCCATCTCCACCAACAGGGCGTTGAGGGTCTGTTCACGCTCGTCGCTGGAACCTCCGGACTGGCCGCCGGAACGACGTCCGCCGATGGCATCGATCTCGTCGATGAAGATCAGGCAGGGCGTGCTTTTCTTGGCCTCGGCAAAGAGTTCGCGCACCCGCGAGGCACCCACGCCGGCAAACATTTCGACAAAGTCGGAGCCGCCGATGGAAAAGAAGGAGACCGAGGCCTCGCCGGCAATGGCCCTGGCGAGTAAAGTCTTGCCGGTTCCCGGTGAGCCCTGGAGCAGCACGCCCTTGGGGATGCGGCCGCCGAGACGGCTGTACTTTTCCGGGTTTTTCAGAAATTCGACGATTTCCTGCAGTTCTTCCTTGGCCTCGGTGATACCGGCGACATCTTCGAAGGTAATCCGTTCGCCCTTGATCGGGGTAAAACGCGACCCTTTGCCACCGGAGGCAAATTCCGATTTGAGCGATTTCTTGCTGAAAATCAGCCAGCCCCCGAAGATCAACACGAGGGGGAGGAGGGTCTTGAGGAGTGCCGAACCCTCCGAGGCCAGCACCGCCTCGCCGGTGACGACCACCTTGTGCTCGATCAAAAGCGGGGTGATCGCGGCCACGTCCGGGACAAAAGTGCCAAAGGGGCGTCCGGCACTGTCTGTCCCGGTCAGCATCTGTCCGTGAAAGTGGACGGAGTTGATGTTGTCCTGCTTGAGGTCATTGAAAAAATCCGTGTAGGACCGCTCGGGCGGGGTGTTCTCCCGCAGGTAGACGTTGTACCCAAACACCGCCACCGCGGTGAGGGTCAACAGCCAGAGGCCGAGTTGCACTGGGTTTCTCATAGCGACCTCCCTTTGGTCTGCCGCCCCTGGAGGGCGGCACCGGACTGGACGACCCGACGGTAGTCGTTGATCGATTCCGCGAGCACACCGCTCAGCAGTGCCTGGAACACCGCCTGCTGGTCGGGCAGCATGGAGGCGTTGTTGCGGAAGCAGAATTCATCGAGATAGAGTTGGAGATGCTTGACCTTGACCCCGCCGCGATGGACGGTGTGGAGGCAGGTTTCGAAGCTGCGGTTAAGCTCCTGGGTCCGGCTCGGTTGGGCCGAAGAGGGAGACGGTTGGGCCGGGGCCAGATTATAGGACCCCACCCCGGTCAGGTGTTCGAGAATGCGTTTGTCGGCGGTGAGCAGGGTGGATGTGGGCTGGACCGAATCCTTGAGAAAGAGCACCAGGGTGTCGGAGTTGAGCCGCTCTATGTGGCGCATGCGGATGCGGCCGGTGATGTTGAGCGAAAGAACAATTTCTGCCGCTGTCAGCACCTGGGCCCGTTCCTTTCTCTCGTAGGCCGGTGCGACGGTGTCGCAGATGATCTCAACCACGCCCTTGCAGGGGGCGCTGTCGGCCTGGCCCATGGCCAAGCGCAGCTTTTGCAGCCAGGTCCAGGCGGTCTGGTAGCAGGAGAGGCCGAGCAGCCGTTGCAGCTCCTTGGCGCTGACGTCAAAGGGAGCGGCGCTGAACCACCAGATGGTGAGCAGCCAGTCGCGCAGTGGTTTTTTGGCGCCGTGCATCAGGGTGCCGGTGGTGAGCGAACTGCGGTTGCCGCAATGCGGGCAGACCGGGTAGCGCCTGGGCGTTATCTGCGGATGCTGGGTCCGGCAGAATGGGCAGGTGAATCCCTCCGGCCATCGCAGCGGAAAGAGGAAATTGATGCAATCTTCCTCGGTGGGAAAGCATTGATCAAAGGTCTGCAGTAGGGAGAGTTGTTGTTGGTGCTCCGTCTGTTCCATGCGGTCCTGTCCAAGGGGTGAGCAGTATACCTATCCACTTGGCTACGGACATTTGCATGGGAAGTGCCACCTCGGAGCTGGTGAGGTCGATTGGTAATAAATAAGTTATCTTGTTAATTATGTGCTGAATTTAAGTGGTTGCTTTTGTTGGTTGAACGGAGGGCTCTGTTGGTGGGGGGGATTTGGAATCACCACAGAAGCGTTGCGATGCAACAGAGTTGTTGCAACACTTCTGTGGTGAGAAGGGGGTTAGAGATCGAGCTGGGAGAGATCGAGCTGGAGCTCCCGCAGTTTACGGTAGAGAGTGGTGCGGTCGATGCCGAGGATGCGCGCGGCCTTGGCCTTGTTGCCGCCTGATTTCCGCAAGGCCTCAATGATGCGTTCGCTGGGGGAAAGATCCTGGTCGGGCAAGGGGACCGCGGCTGCGGTGGCCGTTCCGCTCTCGGGCACAATAGAGGGCTGCTCAATTTCCTGCTGTCGTCTGTACTGTCGAATTTCCGGCGGCAGTTGATCGGCGGCAAGGGTCGTGCCCTGGCAGAGGACGCAGGCCCGTTCTATCACATGTTCGAGTTCACGCACGTTGCCGGGCCAGGGATAGACCAAAAGCAGTTGTTTGGCCTGGTCAGAGATGCCGCCGAACTGTTTGCCGACCTTGGCCGCGATTTTATCGATAAAATAGTTGGTGAGCAGGAGTACGTCATTGCCGCGTTCACGCAGCGGCGGCAGGATAACGTCGATCACCCGCAGGCGAAAGTAAAGGTCTTCACGGAATTCACCGGCCCGGACCTTTTCCTTGAGATCGACATTGGTGGCGGCCAAAACCCGCACATCGACCCGAATCGGCGTATCCTGGCCCACGGGATAGAAGGTGGATTCCTGGAGAAACCGTAACAGGCGGAGTTGCATCATCGGCGAAATGTCGCCGATTTCGTCGAGAAAGAGGGTGCCGCCGTCGGCCTGGAGAATTCGGCCCATGCGGTCGCGGTCGGCACCGGTGAAGGAGCCCTTGCGATGGCCGAACAGTTCACTCTCCAGAAGCGATTCGGGTATGGCGGTGCAGTCCACCTTAACCAGCGGCCGATTGCGGCGATGGCTCTCCTGGTGCAGGGCCTCGGCGGCAAGCTCCTTGCCTGTGCCGGATTCGCCGGTGATCAGGACCGTCAAGTCGACCCGTCCCACGTTTTCGATCAGGGTGTAGACCGACTGCATGGCATCGCTGCTGCCGAGAAAACGGTGAAAATGCTGCCGTCGACTTGAGCCTGCGCTCTCCGGTGTGGTCAGGTCGCGAATGACCAGCACCGCCCCCTCCGCACCGCCGGCCCCATCCTTGAGTGGTGCCACAGCGGCACTGAGCAGCTTCTTGCGCTGCTCCGCATTGCGGCATTCAAAGAGCTGGGCATTGGCTTCCTGGCCGGTCTTCAGCACCCGCAGCAGTTCTTTTTTTAAGGAGGCGCAGGCCTCCTGGCTGCAGAAGGGGATGAGCGACCCCTGCTCCAAGAGGCCCGGTTGCAGTTCACTGAGCAGGAGGCGGGCGGCTGGATTGACCTCCTGGATCGCCAGGTTCTGGTCCACGGTGACGATGGCGTCGGTCACGCTCTTGAACACGGTTTCAAGAAAGGCCCGGTATTTTTCCCGCTCCTGTTCCGCCCGTCGTTGCCCCTGTTCCAGTTGGTGCTGGCGCAGGGCTATACGTGCGGTCTTGAGCAGGGCCTCCTTGTCGACAGGTTTGGGGATATAGTCAAAGGCGCCGAGGCGAACCGCTTCGGCCGCGGTCTCCACCGTGGGGTAGCCGGTGATCATCACCATGGGGCAGGAAAGCCCCATCTCCCGTACCCGTTTGAGTATGTCGATGCCGGTGTTGCCGCCGAGAACGATGTCGCTGATGATCAGGTCATAGGGTTGTTTTGCTAGGGCTTGCAGGGCCTCCTCAAAGGAGGAGGCGGTGTGCACCGGTCCGTATCCCTGATTCTGGAGGAAAAACTGAAAGGTGTTGCGCAGGCTCTCCTCGTCGTCGATCACCAGGATGGCAGTCCCCTGTTGCGGCGTGTTCACGATACACCTCCCTCGGTCAAGTCTTGGGTGAGCGGTTTGCGAAAGGCGGCCAGGTCGCGGAAGACCACCACCGCCCCGGTCAGGCGCCGGCTTTCCAGAATGGGGGTGCTGATGTATTCCACCTGAAAGCTCGAGCCGTCCCGTTTCCAGAAGACCTCGTCGTCGCCGAAATGGATCTTGCCGTCGCGGTAGGCCTGGTGGATGGGACATTCGTCCACCGGATAGGCGGTTCCGTCGGCCCGGGTATGGTGGATGATGGCGTGGTGCGCCTGGCCGACCAGGTCGTCGGGCTCCCAGCCCAGCATCTGCGAGGCGGCCTTGTTGACAAAGGTAAGGTTGCCCTCGACATCGAGGCCGAAGATGCCCTCGCCGGCGGATTCCAGGATCAGCTCCATCTGCCGCTTGATCCGTTTGGTCTCCGCCTCGGCCTGCATGCGCTCGGCAATCTCGCGGTTCAGCGAGGCGTTGGCCACGCTGATCTCGAAGGTGCGCCTTTCGACCCGCGCTTCCAGGTCGTTTGTGGTCTGGGTCAGTTCCAGGTTGGCCTCGGCCAGCTGTTGGCTGAGGGTTTCCCGATCCTGGGTCAACTGGCGCATGCGGCCGTTGGTGAGATAGGCCACCACACCGAAAAGACCGGCCAGCACCACCAGTGACAGGACCGCAAAGGGCCATTGGCTCAGATCTTCCGGGCCGATCAGCATCTGCCGGTCCATCATCAAGAGGAGGATCGCGGTGACGATAAAGAGTACGGCAATTTGGCTGATAAATTTGCTTTGTTCAGGCATTTAGGTTCCACTCCTTTCTTCTGTCGGCAGTTCAACGATAACCGTGGTCCATTTGCCCCATTCGCTCTTGATGCGCAGGTGGCCGTTGTTTTCACGGATCAGGCTGTGGCTGATGCTGAGTCCCAGGCCCGTGCCCTCTCCCTTGGATTTGGTGGAGAAGAAGGGGTCCATCAACCGGTCCATCAGGTCGTGCTCGATGCCGGTGCCGTAATCGGTGATGGCGATGCGAACCCAGGTTTTGCCGTCACGCTCCCTGATATGCGCCTCGATGGTGATCCGTTTATCCATGTGCATGGTGGGATAACGCTCGTTGAGGGCGTAGCGGGCATTGCTGAAAACATTGAGAAAAACCTGTTGCATCTGCTGCGGATTGCAGTAGACCTGGGGCAGGTTTTGCTCATATTCCTCGGATATGGCGATGCCGTTGATCAGGTATTGATGCTGGATGAGCTCGATACAGCGACGCATCAGGTCCGGGAGGTCGACCGGTTCCGGCGACTCATCCCCCTTGCGGGAGAAGTCGAGGAGATTCTTGGTGATCCCGGCGATGCGGCGTCCCTCCTTGATGATGTTGTGGAGGAAGTGGGCCGGGTCGGTGATCTGGTTGGCATCGATCAGGATCTGGGCATAGTTGATGATGCCGTTGATCGGGTTGTTGATCTCGTGGGCCACACCGGCAGCCAACTCTCCGACCGAGGCCAGCTGGGCGGCTCGGACCGCCTCGGCCTTCATCTGCTGCTCTTCGGTGAGGTCACGGGCCAGGAGCAGGGCGGCCCCATAGTTGCCTTCGTCCTGCTTCAGCGGATTGACGGTGAGCAGGTAGTTGCCGCCCAGCCCGCGCAGTTCGGTCTCGAAGATGCGGCTCTTCTTCTGGCCGAGCAGGACCTCCAGGGGGCAGATCGCTCCCGCCCGTCTGCCGCCATGCAAGATCTCGCAAACCCCGTGGCCGATGATCTCTGCACGCGGCCTTCTGGCGGAGGCCACCAGCGCCGGATTGACATCGAGGATGATGCCCTTTTCGGAGACGATCAGGGCGGGATCCTGCACCGCCACAAAGATGTTCTCCCATTTGGCCAGAGCATGGTTGAGTGCCCGGTCCGCAGCCATCCGGCCGGTGATGTCGATGCCGAAGAGCACCAGGCCGACCCGGCCCTGCTCGATGTCCGGGCGGACCGAACCATGCCATTCGATGATTCGCCGTTCGCCGGCGCGGGTTTCGAGTTCGGCCTGAAAATTCATCTCC
Coding sequences within it:
- the ftsH gene encoding ATP-dependent zinc metalloprotease FtsH; this translates as MRNPVQLGLWLLTLTAVAVFGYNVYLRENTPPERSYTDFFNDLKQDNINSVHFHGQMLTGTDSAGRPFGTFVPDVAAITPLLIEHKVVVTGEAVLASEGSALLKTLLPLVLIFGGWLIFSKKSLKSEFASGGKGSRFTPIKGERITFEDVAGITEAKEELQEIVEFLKNPEKYSRLGGRIPKGVLLQGSPGTGKTLLARAIAGEASVSFFSIGGSDFVEMFAGVGASRVRELFAEAKKSTPCLIFIDEIDAIGGRRSGGQSGGSSDEREQTLNALLVEMDGFGTEDTVIMIAATNRPDILDPALLRPGRFDRRITISLPDVKGRLKILEVHTRKIVSAAGLDLEAVARSIPGFSGAEIANLVNEAALNAARENKDAVSMEDFELAKDKIVMGLERRSIVVSEKDRRVTAYHEAGHAIVGMMLEETDPLHKITIIPRGRAMGLTQQVPLDDRMTYSREYLLNRIAILMGGRAAEEVVFGRLTTGASNDIDHATEIATRLVCEWGMSPNIGPIAYRRTSENFLGDGGQSKPHSEMIAQSIDTEIKQLIGGCHDQAIDLLKKHNRFLHKFAEALLLYETMDAEQVDIVYRSYLKERELERLLTENGGKHANANNHQPTEVHP
- a CDS encoding PAS domain-containing protein; amino-acid sequence: MPEQSKFISQIAVLFIVTAILLLMMDRQMLIGPEDLSQWPFAVLSLVVLAGLFGVVAYLTNGRMRQLTQDRETLSQQLAEANLELTQTTNDLEARVERRTFEISVANASLNREIAERMQAEAETKRIKRQMELILESAGEGIFGLDVEGNLTFVNKAASQMLGWEPDDLVGQAHHAIIHHTRADGTAYPVDECPIHQAYRDGKIHFGDDEVFWKRDGSSFQVEYISTPILESRRLTGAVVVFRDLAAFRKPLTQDLTEGGVS
- a CDS encoding sigma 54-interacting transcriptional regulator; amino-acid sequence: MNTPQQGTAILVIDDEESLRNTFQFFLQNQGYGPVHTASSFEEALQALAKQPYDLIISDIVLGGNTGIDILKRVREMGLSCPMVMITGYPTVETAAEAVRLGAFDYIPKPVDKEALLKTARIALRQHQLEQGQRRAEQEREKYRAFLETVFKSVTDAIVTVDQNLAIQEVNPAARLLLSELQPGLLEQGSLIPFCSQEACASLKKELLRVLKTGQEANAQLFECRNAEQRKKLLSAAVAPLKDGAGGAEGAVLVIRDLTTPESAGSSRRQHFHRFLGSSDAMQSVYTLIENVGRVDLTVLITGESGTGKELAAEALHQESHRRNRPLVKVDCTAIPESLLESELFGHRKGSFTGADRDRMGRILQADGGTLFLDEIGDISPMMQLRLLRFLQESTFYPVGQDTPIRVDVRVLAATNVDLKEKVRAGEFREDLYFRLRVIDVILPPLRERGNDVLLLTNYFIDKIAAKVGKQFGGISDQAKQLLLVYPWPGNVRELEHVIERACVLCQGTTLAADQLPPEIRQYRRQQEIEQPSIVPESGTATAAAVPLPDQDLSPSERIIEALRKSGGNKAKAARILGIDRTTLYRKLRELQLDLSQLDL
- a CDS encoding IS1595 family transposase gives rise to the protein MEQTEHQQQLSLLQTFDQCFPTEEDCINFLFPLRWPEGFTCPFCRTQHPQITPRRYPVCPHCGNRSSLTTGTLMHGAKKPLRDWLLTIWWFSAAPFDVSAKELQRLLGLSCYQTAWTWLQKLRLAMGQADSAPCKGVVEIICDTVAPAYERKERAQVLTAAEIVLSLNITGRIRMRHIERLNSDTLVLFLKDSVQPTSTLLTADKRILEHLTGVGSYNLAPAQPSPSSAQPSRTQELNRSFETCLHTVHRGGVKVKHLQLYLDEFCFRNNASMLPDQQAVFQALLSGVLAESINDYRRVVQSGAALQGRQTKGRSL
- a CDS encoding PAS domain S-box protein, with the translated sequence MDKEAERIALYVQRYKLLREIGELQVEPMADEIAFLTRCCRLLLQDPEYCLIWVGREEKDGKLAPITTVVQEGLPAQQCKDLIQQLVSTDSITLTAARALTASMPITTELKLAHGTDQPPLTTLATITGSRVCGSWPLVHDQENYGVLTIHSLREQGLSGIELDFIANVVATISRALYLRHTSRHLRMEQDFNCEIVQTVQALLVSLSHCGEILSFNPTAEAVTGYSQAEVKGRFWVDVLISPENRVESQNQFSRVLKGNQVEMNFQAELETRAGERRIIEWHGSVRPDIEQGRVGLVLFGIDITGRMAADRALNHALAKWENIFVAVQDPALIVSEKGIILDVNPALVASARRPRAEIIGHGVCEILHGGRRAGAICPLEVLLGQKKSRIFETELRGLGGNYLLTVNPLKQDEGNYGAALLLARDLTEEQQMKAEAVRAAQLASVGELAAGVAHEINNPINGIINYAQILIDANQITDPAHFLHNIIKEGRRIAGITKNLLDFSRKGDESPEPVDLPDLMRRCIELIQHQYLINGIAISEEYEQNLPQVYCNPQQMQQVFLNVFSNARYALNERYPTMHMDKRITIEAHIRERDGKTWVRIAITDYGTGIEHDLMDRLMDPFFSTKSKGEGTGLGLSISHSLIRENNGHLRIKSEWGKWTTVIVELPTEERSGT